One genomic region from Pseudoduganella dura encodes:
- a CDS encoding aromatic ring-hydroxylating oxygenase subunit alpha → MSDLGTHARLARSNAQLPVHVYFDEALLRREMQQLFQDGPRYVGHELMVPNAGDFATLAAENEGRMLVRNANGIELLSNVCRHRQALMFNGRGNASTIVCPLHRWTYDLKGELIGAPHFPETPCLNLPKAPLQSWNGLLFEQNGFNVMDKLKDMSVTKDLDFTGYMLDHVEVHYCDYNWKTFIEVYLEDYHVEPFHPGLGGFVSCDDLRWEFGADYSVQTVGVNRGLQKSGSDVYQRWHEQVLKFRNGEAPPYGAIWLTLYPNIMVEWYPHVLVVSTLWPEGPNRTKNVVEFYYPEEIVLFEREFVDAERAAYMETCVEDDEIAQRMDAGRKILLDRGTSDAGPYQSPMEDGMQHFHEWYRSKIAV, encoded by the coding sequence ATGTCCGATCTGGGTACCCACGCCAGGCTCGCGCGCTCGAATGCGCAACTTCCGGTCCACGTCTATTTTGACGAAGCGCTTCTGCGGCGTGAAATGCAGCAATTGTTCCAGGATGGCCCCCGTTACGTGGGCCATGAACTGATGGTACCGAATGCCGGCGATTTTGCGACGCTCGCCGCGGAAAACGAAGGCCGCATGCTGGTTCGTAACGCGAACGGCATCGAACTGCTGTCGAACGTGTGCCGTCATCGGCAGGCGCTGATGTTCAATGGGCGCGGCAATGCCAGCACGATCGTCTGTCCGCTGCACCGCTGGACCTACGACCTGAAAGGGGAACTGATCGGCGCGCCGCATTTCCCGGAAACGCCGTGCCTGAACCTGCCGAAAGCCCCGCTGCAAAGCTGGAACGGCCTGCTGTTCGAGCAGAACGGCTTCAACGTGATGGACAAGCTGAAGGACATGTCGGTCACAAAAGACCTGGACTTCACCGGCTACATGCTCGATCACGTGGAAGTGCACTACTGCGACTACAACTGGAAGACCTTCATCGAGGTCTACCTCGAGGATTACCACGTCGAACCCTTCCACCCCGGCCTGGGAGGCTTTGTTTCCTGCGACGACCTGCGCTGGGAATTCGGCGCCGACTATTCGGTGCAGACGGTGGGCGTCAACCGCGGCCTGCAGAAATCCGGCTCCGATGTGTACCAGCGCTGGCATGAACAGGTGCTGAAGTTCCGCAACGGCGAGGCGCCGCCGTACGGCGCGATCTGGCTGACGCTGTATCCGAACATCATGGTGGAGTGGTATCCGCACGTGCTCGTGGTGTCCACGCTGTGGCCGGAAGGCCCGAACCGCACCAAAAACGTGGTGGAGTTCTATTACCCCGAAGAGATCGTGCTGTTCGAGCGCGAATTCGTCGACGCGGAACGCGCGGCCTACATGGAAACGTGCGTCGAGGACGACGAAATCGCGCAGCGGATGGACGCCGGCCGCAAGATCCTGCTGGATCGCGGCACATCGGATGCGGGGCCGTACCAGAGCCCGATGGAGGACGGCATGCAGCACTTCCACGAGTGGTACCGAAGTAAGATCGCCGTATAA